A part of Vespertiliibacter pulmonis genomic DNA contains:
- the frr gene encoding ribosome recycling factor — protein sequence MINEIKKDTQERMEKSLEALKGHISKIRTGRAQPSLLDGIQVDYYGSATPLRQLANVVAEDARTLAVSVFDRSLISIIEKAILTSDLGLNPSSAGTTIRVPLPPLTEERRRDLIKIVKSEGEQGKVAIRNIRRDANVKVKALEKEKEISENEERKAQDEIQKLTDLYIKKVDEVLADKEKELMDF from the coding sequence ATGATCAATGAAATTAAAAAAGATACACAAGAGCGTATGGAAAAAAGCCTTGAAGCATTGAAAGGACATATTTCAAAAATTCGTACAGGACGTGCGCAACCGAGCCTATTAGATGGCATTCAAGTCGATTATTACGGTTCAGCAACTCCATTACGTCAGTTAGCCAATGTTGTGGCGGAAGATGCTCGTACTTTAGCAGTCAGTGTGTTTGACCGCTCATTAATTAGCATCATCGAAAAAGCAATTTTAACGTCAGATTTAGGGTTAAACCCGTCTTCAGCAGGTACAACTATTCGTGTACCATTACCTCCATTAACAGAAGAGCGTCGCCGTGATTTAATTAAAATTGTAAAAAGCGAAGGAGAGCAAGGTAAAGTTGCTATTCGTAATATTCGCCGTGATGCAAATGTAAAAGTGAAAGCATTAGAAAAAGAGAAAGAGATCAGCGAAAACGAAGAGCGTAAAGCACAAGATGAAATCCAAAAATTGACAGATCTATATATCAAAAAAGTTGATGAAGTTTTAGCAGATAAAGAAAAAGAGTTAATGGATTTCTAA